A window from Ignavibacteriota bacterium encodes these proteins:
- the pyrF gene encoding orotidine-5'-phosphate decarboxylase yields MTAQQKLESKTKNKFHICVGLDTDLNLIPSHFEKKLNSVLEFNKSVIEATLNYASSYKINFAFYEKFGTKGFDIIEKTVDFIGRETFIIADAKRGDIGNTSQKYAESIFKYFNFDAVTLHPYMGNESVNPFLEFKDKISFILGLTSNKSAEDFEKLKLENGNYLYQEVIKKINEWNIHNNCGIVFGATKLEELIQSLELFNNMPILLPGVGAQGGSLEDVVKTFYLNGKSNFIINMSRGLLFVDDSKKFQKSIEEKIISLNASVKNQIDDLSIK; encoded by the coding sequence ATGACAGCTCAACAAAAACTTGAATCGAAAACAAAAAATAAATTTCACATATGTGTAGGATTGGATACAGATTTAAATTTGATTCCATCACACTTTGAAAAAAAACTAAACTCTGTTTTGGAATTTAATAAATCAGTAATTGAAGCAACATTAAATTATGCATCATCATACAAAATTAATTTTGCTTTTTATGAAAAATTTGGAACAAAAGGATTTGATATTATCGAAAAAACTGTTGATTTTATTGGTCGAGAGACATTTATAATTGCGGATGCAAAAAGAGGAGATATTGGAAACACTTCGCAAAAATATGCTGAATCAATTTTTAAATATTTTAATTTTGATGCGGTTACATTGCATCCATACATGGGAAATGAATCTGTTAATCCTTTCTTGGAATTTAAAGATAAAATAAGTTTTATTTTAGGATTAACATCAAACAAAAGTGCTGAAGATTTTGAAAAATTAAAATTGGAAAACGGAAATTATCTATATCAAGAAGTAATTAAAAAAATCAATGAATGGAATATTCATAATAATTGTGGGATCGTTTTTGGTGCTACAAAACTTGAAGAATTAATTCAAAGTTTAGAATTGTTTAATAACATGCCGATATTGCTTCCCGGTGTTGGTGCGCAAGGCGGAAGTCTCGAAGATGTTGTTAAAACATTTTATCTGAATGGGAAAAGTAATTTTATAATAAATATGAGTCGCGGTTTATTATTTGTTGATGATTCAAAAAAATTTCAAAAAAGTATTGAAGAAAAAATAATTTCATTAAATGCAAGTGTGAAAAATCAAATTGATGATTTGAGTATAAAATAA
- a CDS encoding phosphoribosylglycinamide formyltransferase: protein MLNLAVFVSGRGSNLSAIIQNIKSGKLKAEVLIVVSDKNDCKAFEICDDEKIKKIVLNNNLQNSENASYNELLQKLKELKIDLIILAGFLKKIPVELISNFKNRIINIHPALLPAFGGKGMYGLNVHKAVFESSAKVSGATVHFVDEIYDNGKIIDQKVVDISSVNSPEEIAEKVLKIEHELLPYVIQKFAENKISMVDNRVIIDRD from the coding sequence ATGCTCAATTTGGCAGTATTTGTTTCAGGAAGAGGTTCAAATTTATCTGCAATTATTCAAAATATAAAATCTGGGAAATTGAAAGCAGAAGTTTTAATTGTTGTAAGCGATAAAAATGATTGTAAAGCTTTTGAAATTTGTGATGATGAAAAAATTAAGAAAATAGTTTTAAACAATAATTTACAAAATTCTGAAAATGCTTCTTACAATGAATTGTTGCAAAAGTTAAAAGAATTAAAAATTGATCTAATAATTTTAGCGGGTTTTCTAAAAAAAATTCCGGTTGAATTAATTAGTAATTTCAAAAATAGAATTATAAATATTCACCCAGCGTTACTTCCTGCATTCGGCGGAAAAGGAATGTACGGATTAAATGTTCATAAAGCAGTTTTTGAAAGTTCAGCAAAAGTAAGCGGCGCAACAGTTCATTTTGTTGATGAAATTTACGATAACGGAAAAATAATTGATCAAAAAGTTGTTGATATTTCTTCAGTAAATTCTCCTGAAGAAATTGCAGAAAAAGTCTTGAAAATTGAGCACGAATTACTTCCATATGTAATTCAAAAATTTGCAGAAAATAAAATTAGTATGGTTGATAACAGAGTAATAATAGATCGGGATTAA
- a CDS encoding DUF2851 family protein, whose protein sequence is MQSSQKISEKKIHQIWAHQNFTNELKTFSGEEIEVLFPGEYNNDETGPDFKHARIKLGNLTFIGDVEIDQDYSDWKRHGHNINRNYNKTILHICVTNNLKQNYVYTSDGRKVQSLSLENFISIDEIEPMNMSNSKSSDKNFELRCSSEINSIDKKIIENALLNYGLKRFENKCSNVFTRLKELKFLNDLKLNEPVIRYELTQEFNNKVFLQSEFRDKEIWKQLLYEFIFEALGYSKNKKIMQKLAQNVNLKFISKINLDEKFQLKLESILFKISGLLPENISSDEENYVRNLNEIWNQEKQNYDGKYFDETQWHFLGQRPQNFPTIRIAGGIKIIEAILNHNLIGHLIRKFSEIKKEAVLINSIRSLFVIKANGYWAEHYVFDKKSNIKLNYLIGVSRADEIFVNVILPFLSVYFEVFGNHNLSKKVLKIYNEYEQKLDNKIVRDVAHGLNSVGIEKKTIYAQGMIEAFRNYCSKNKCLECEIGKTIFN, encoded by the coding sequence ATGCAGTCTTCACAAAAAATATCCGAGAAAAAAATCCACCAAATTTGGGCACACCAAAATTTTACAAATGAACTAAAAACTTTTTCCGGTGAAGAAATTGAAGTTCTGTTTCCCGGTGAATATAATAATGATGAAACCGGTCCCGATTTTAAACATGCCAGAATTAAATTAGGTAATCTCACTTTTATAGGCGATGTTGAGATTGACCAAGATTATTCGGATTGGAAACGGCATGGGCATAATATAAATAGAAATTATAACAAAACTATTTTGCACATTTGCGTAACAAACAATTTAAAACAAAATTATGTTTATACAAGTGATGGAAGAAAAGTTCAATCATTATCTTTGGAGAATTTTATTTCAATTGATGAAATTGAACCAATGAATATGAGTAATTCAAAAAGTTCGGACAAAAATTTTGAGCTGCGATGCAGTTCGGAAATTAATTCAATCGATAAAAAAATAATTGAAAATGCTTTATTAAATTATGGATTAAAGAGATTTGAAAATAAATGTTCAAATGTATTTACTCGGTTAAAGGAATTAAAATTTCTAAATGATCTTAAACTTAATGAACCGGTAATTAGATATGAATTGACTCAAGAATTTAATAATAAAGTTTTTTTGCAATCAGAATTTAGAGATAAGGAAATTTGGAAACAGTTACTTTATGAATTTATATTTGAAGCGCTTGGATATTCGAAAAATAAAAAGATTATGCAGAAGTTGGCTCAAAATGTAAATCTGAAATTTATTTCAAAAATTAATTTAGATGAAAAATTCCAATTAAAGTTAGAATCAATTTTGTTCAAAATTTCCGGTTTGCTTCCGGAAAATATTTCTTCAGATGAAGAAAATTATGTGAGAAATTTGAATGAAATATGGAATCAAGAAAAACAAAATTACGATGGTAAATATTTTGATGAAACTCAATGGCACTTTTTAGGTCAGCGACCACAGAATTTTCCAACTATTAGAATTGCCGGCGGAATAAAAATAATTGAGGCAATTTTAAATCATAATTTAATTGGACATTTAATTAGAAAATTTTCGGAAATAAAAAAGGAAGCGGTTTTAATTAATTCAATAAGAAGCTTGTTTGTAATAAAAGCTAATGGATATTGGGCTGAACATTATGTTTTTGATAAAAAATCAAATATAAAATTGAATTATTTAATTGGCGTTTCACGTGCCGATGAGATATTCGTAAATGTGATTTTACCTTTTTTATCTGTTTATTTTGAAGTTTTTGGAAATCATAATTTATCTAAAAAAGTGTTAAAAATTTATAATGAGTACGAGCAAAAATTGGATAATAAAATTGTAAGGGATGTTGCACATGGTTTAAATTCTGTAGGAATTGAAAAGAAAACAATTTATGCTCAAGGTATGATTGAAGCTTTTAGAAATTATTGCAGTAAAAATAAATGTTTGGAATGCGAAATTGGGAAAACAATTTTTAATTAA
- a CDS encoding bifunctional nuclease family protein has protein sequence MEKVQVDILGLSSSPSAGGAYALLLKESFGTRRLPIIIGSFEAQSIALEIEGIKPPRPLTHDLMKNLVDDMGATILEVYIDELRDNTFYAKIIIEMSTLTNTIDARPSDAIALAVRTGSQIFVSEEVMRAASFVPSGEENDESEESFEIANDFEAKQFPKQSSETKVASLQDQLREALEKEDYERAAKLRDEINRLKGNN, from the coding sequence TTGGAAAAAGTTCAAGTAGATATTTTAGGATTATCATCAAGTCCATCAGCCGGCGGAGCATACGCTTTGTTATTGAAAGAATCATTCGGCACAAGAAGATTACCAATAATTATCGGATCATTTGAAGCTCAGTCAATTGCATTGGAAATTGAAGGAATAAAACCTCCGCGACCGTTGACTCACGATTTAATGAAAAATTTAGTTGATGATATGGGCGCAACAATTTTAGAAGTTTATATCGATGAATTACGCGATAACACTTTTTATGCAAAAATTATAATTGAAATGTCAACTTTAACAAATACAATTGACGCACGACCAAGTGATGCAATAGCTTTGGCAGTTAGAACGGGTTCACAAATTTTTGTTTCTGAAGAAGTTATGCGTGCTGCATCTTTTGTACCTTCCGGTGAAGAAAATGATGAATCTGAAGAATCTTTTGAAATTGCGAATGATTTTGAAGCTAAACAATTTCCAAAGCAATCTTCTGAAACTAAAGTTGCTTCTTTGCAAGATCAGTTAAGAGAAGCATTGGAAAAAGAGGATTACGAAAGAGCTGCAAAATTAAGAGATGAAATAAATCGACTAAAAGGAAATAATTAA
- the rodA gene encoding rod shape-determining protein RodA codes for MESTNKILDKFDIIVFITITLLTAIGLAAVYSATYTHPTAYGNFNKQLFSAFIAYILFFIAYLIPYKTYRFISVPVYAFTLLGLVAVIFIGKTVYGSKSWVSFGPIGFQPSEFAKIGLILFLAYFLTRKKRNPNNVSDLFLISVITLIPVGLILLQPDMGTAIVYVIISLIMVFWSGVDLFWFFLVISPVIVVFASLFGLATFFISMALVIGLLIYFRRNIFVNASIIVLNISAAFLMDYGINFLKPHQQKRIESFINPSADPLGAGYNIMQTKVAIGSGGIMGKGFLHGNQTQLRFIPEQWTDFIFCVIGEEFGFVGSIITISLFIILFIKLVSIATHTKNIFGSTVVIGILALMFTHFAINIGMNIGVAPVIGLPLPFLSYGGSSLIVNMTLIGIALNFYKNRREQI; via the coding sequence TTGGAATCAACAAATAAAATATTAGATAAATTTGATATTATTGTATTCATCACCATAACATTATTAACTGCAATTGGTTTAGCTGCAGTATATAGTGCAACATACACTCATCCAACGGCATATGGAAATTTTAATAAGCAACTTTTTTCTGCATTTATTGCATATATTTTATTTTTTATTGCTTACTTAATTCCCTATAAAACATATAGATTTATTTCAGTTCCGGTTTATGCATTTACGTTATTAGGCTTGGTTGCTGTAATATTTATTGGGAAAACAGTTTATGGATCTAAAAGCTGGGTTAGTTTTGGACCAATTGGATTTCAACCTTCTGAATTTGCAAAAATTGGTTTGATTCTATTTTTAGCATACTTTCTAACTAGGAAAAAAAGAAATCCTAATAATGTTTCTGATTTATTTTTGATTTCGGTAATTACCCTAATTCCGGTCGGACTAATTCTGTTGCAGCCAGATATGGGAACAGCAATTGTATATGTAATTATTTCGTTAATAATGGTTTTCTGGAGTGGTGTAGATTTGTTTTGGTTCTTTTTAGTTATATCCCCTGTAATTGTTGTATTTGCTTCACTTTTCGGTCTTGCAACTTTTTTTATTTCAATGGCATTAGTCATTGGACTTTTAATTTACTTTAGAAGAAATATTTTTGTCAATGCATCAATTATTGTTTTAAATATATCCGCTGCATTTTTAATGGATTACGGAATAAATTTTTTAAAACCTCACCAGCAAAAAAGAATTGAATCATTTATAAATCCGTCTGCAGATCCACTCGGTGCCGGATATAATATAATGCAAACAAAAGTGGCGATTGGCTCCGGTGGAATTATGGGAAAAGGTTTTCTACACGGAAATCAAACTCAATTAAGATTTATTCCAGAGCAATGGACAGATTTTATTTTTTGTGTAATTGGCGAAGAATTTGGATTTGTTGGAAGCATTATTACTATTTCACTTTTTATAATTTTATTTATCAAACTTGTTAGTATTGCAACACACACAAAGAATATTTTTGGCAGTACGGTTGTTATTGGAATTTTAGCTTTAATGTTTACACATTTTGCAATTAATATTGGGATGAATATTGGCGTTGCACCGGTTATTGGTTTACCTTTACCTTTCTTAAGTTATGGCGGAAGTTCACTAATTGTAAATATGACTTTAATTGGAATTGCTTTAAATTTTTATAAAAATAGACGCGAACAAATTTAA
- the mreD gene encoding rod shape-determining protein MreD → MKIRIFKIILPIFIFLPVLFLQFIFVPMIAIGSIIPNLIIILLVYYSLKFGQLTGTILGSIYGILFDIISGGILGTAMFSNTIAGFSAGYFYNENKIEFNLETMFFIVVVFISSSLNSLFYLLLTSSEIKLTSSYLVFESGLLPGIYTAAISIPFVIFNKTKK, encoded by the coding sequence ATTAAAATAAGAATTTTCAAAATCATATTACCAATTTTCATTTTTTTACCGGTACTTTTTTTGCAATTTATTTTTGTTCCGATGATAGCAATTGGTTCAATAATTCCAAACTTAATTATTATTTTACTAGTTTATTATTCGCTTAAATTTGGGCAATTAACCGGAACTATATTAGGTTCTATTTACGGAATTTTATTTGATATTATTTCCGGAGGAATTTTGGGAACTGCAATGTTTTCCAACACTATTGCTGGATTTTCAGCCGGATATTTTTATAATGAAAATAAAATAGAATTTAATTTAGAAACAATGTTTTTTATTGTTGTAGTATTTATTTCTTCCTCGTTAAACTCGCTATTCTATTTACTTTTAACAAGTTCCGAAATCAAATTAACTTCATCATATTTAGTGTTTGAAAGTGGTCTTCTACCCGGAATTTATACTGCTGCAATCAGTATTCCGTTTGTAATTTTTAACAAAACTAAAAAATAA
- the mreC gene encoding rod shape-determining protein MreC encodes MSKFVRTFLNSFKEYIVLILLLILSLLIITLNENQKVKNVRLFSLGIFATFNKIVLDISNYFEDTEHIEGLLKNNAQLMLQVNELRDYAYELDELKGQFEFKTKSDYKLISAQIVSRLVSKISGYFIISKGSIDSVEIGLPVITDKGLVGIVTDVSKNYSTIRTLENSLFKVAVRDQRSNVDGVLNWDGKDLQIKNVPTTEDIEVGDRVIVSELSTIIPPAIPVGVISNKESTISGILSNIKVKPFVDVNKIKNVLILKKKKDFELDSLITKVSGGLK; translated from the coding sequence ATGTCAAAATTTGTTAGAACATTTTTAAACAGTTTTAAAGAATATATTGTATTAATACTACTTCTAATTTTAAGCCTTCTTATAATAACCTTAAACGAAAATCAAAAGGTTAAAAATGTTAGACTCTTTTCACTTGGAATATTTGCAACTTTTAACAAAATAGTTTTAGATATTAGTAATTATTTTGAAGATACTGAACACATTGAAGGATTGTTAAAAAACAATGCTCAGCTTATGCTTCAAGTAAATGAACTTAGAGATTATGCTTATGAACTTGATGAATTAAAAGGGCAATTTGAGTTTAAAACAAAGTCGGATTATAAATTAATTTCTGCTCAAATTGTATCACGACTTGTATCAAAAATCAGCGGTTATTTCATAATTTCAAAAGGTTCAATAGATAGTGTAGAAATTGGGCTTCCGGTAATAACGGATAAAGGTTTAGTAGGAATTGTGACGGATGTTTCAAAAAATTATTCTACAATAAGAACATTGGAAAATAGTTTATTTAAAGTTGCAGTAAGAGATCAAAGAAGTAATGTAGATGGAGTATTAAATTGGGATGGAAAAGACTTACAAATTAAAAATGTTCCAACAACTGAAGATATTGAAGTGGGTGACAGAGTTATTGTGTCTGAATTAAGTACAATAATTCCTCCGGCAATTCCGGTTGGAGTTATATCAAATAAAGAAAGTACAATTTCCGGAATTCTCAGTAATATAAAAGTTAAACCTTTTGTGGATGTAAATAAAATTAAAAATGTTTTGATCTTAAAAAAGAAGAAGGATTTTGAACTTGATTCTTTAATCACAAAAGTTAGTGGAGGATTAAAATAA
- the purH gene encoding bifunctional phosphoribosylaminoimidazolecarboxamide formyltransferase/IMP cyclohydrolase, giving the protein MKKKALISVSDKTGIIELGNSLIKNNYEILATGNTSKLLKENNIACTEISIYTGSPEIFHGRLKTLHPKIFGGILYRRDNENDLNEANENSIDPIDIVCVNLYPFAKVVNQDVDQQTKIENIDIGGPSLIRAAAKNFKFISVLTNSDQYLSFIEELEKSEISDTTKSKLAAEAFSHTAQYDKIIADFFEREITNQQKNLRISFPLHSELRYGENPHQKAYLYGNFYENFIPLHGKELSYNNIIDLVAAVDLVNELDNNSCAIIKHTNPCGAATGKNVLDAYVKALSCDPVSAFGGIVAFNNEVNVETAEKINEIFTEVICAPSFEEKALEILKQKKNRRVIKFTAEFSNQKLQFRSIPNGIIAQEIDNSIFPENTLQTVTEKQITEDQYKDLKFAWVVCKHTKSNAIVFCKNQMAIGVGAGQMSRVDSSRIAVEKAMQNGHNLDNAVAASDAFFPFADGVEQIADSGITAIIQPGGSVRDEEVILAANKKNISMLFTGIRNFKH; this is encoded by the coding sequence TTGAAAAAGAAAGCATTAATTAGTGTTTCTGATAAAACGGGAATTATTGAATTAGGAAATTCATTAATAAAAAATAATTACGAAATTTTAGCAACAGGAAATACATCAAAATTATTGAAAGAAAATAATATTGCATGTACTGAAATTTCTATTTACACCGGTTCTCCGGAAATATTTCACGGAAGATTAAAAACGCTTCATCCAAAAATATTTGGCGGAATTTTGTACAGACGTGATAATGAAAATGATTTAAATGAAGCTAATGAAAATTCAATTGATCCGATTGATATTGTTTGCGTTAATTTATATCCATTTGCAAAAGTTGTAAATCAAGATGTTGATCAGCAAACAAAAATTGAGAATATTGATATTGGAGGGCCAAGTTTAATTCGTGCTGCAGCAAAAAACTTTAAATTTATTTCAGTTTTAACAAATTCAGACCAATACTTATCATTTATTGAAGAATTAGAAAAATCAGAAATCAGCGATACAACAAAAAGTAAACTTGCGGCAGAAGCATTTTCACACACGGCTCAGTATGATAAAATAATTGCAGATTTTTTTGAACGCGAAATAACAAACCAACAGAAAAATTTAAGAATAAGTTTTCCATTACATAGCGAATTAAGATATGGAGAAAATCCACATCAAAAAGCATATTTATATGGAAATTTCTACGAAAATTTTATTCCACTTCACGGAAAAGAACTTTCGTACAATAATATTATTGATCTAGTTGCTGCTGTAGATTTAGTAAATGAACTCGATAATAATTCATGTGCAATTATAAAACATACAAATCCTTGCGGTGCTGCAACCGGAAAAAATGTTTTAGATGCTTATGTAAAAGCATTATCATGTGATCCGGTTTCTGCTTTTGGTGGAATTGTTGCTTTCAATAATGAAGTGAATGTTGAAACTGCCGAAAAAATAAATGAAATTTTTACCGAAGTAATTTGTGCTCCTTCATTTGAAGAAAAAGCATTGGAAATTTTAAAGCAAAAAAAAAATAGGAGAGTTATAAAATTTACTGCCGAATTTAGTAATCAGAAATTACAATTTAGAAGTATTCCGAATGGAATAATTGCTCAAGAAATCGATAATAGTATTTTTCCGGAAAATACATTGCAAACTGTAACTGAAAAACAAATTACCGAAGATCAATATAAAGATTTAAAATTTGCGTGGGTTGTTTGTAAACATACAAAATCGAATGCGATAGTTTTCTGTAAAAATCAAATGGCAATTGGAGTTGGTGCGGGACAAATGTCAAGAGTAGATTCATCAAGGATTGCTGTTGAAAAAGCTATGCAGAACGGACACAATTTAGATAATGCAGTAGCTGCATCTGATGCATTTTTCCCATTTGCTGATGGAGTTGAACAAATTGCGGATAGCGGAATTACAGCAATAATTCAACCCGGTGGCTCAGTAAGAGATGAAGAAGTTATTTTAGCTGCAAATAAAAAAAATATTTCAATGTTGTTTACCGGAATTAGAAATTTTAAACATTAA
- a CDS encoding rod shape-determining protein, which produces MGIFDLFSTDIAIDLGTANTVIYVKGKGIVLNEPSIVAFDRNTKKIIALGNKAKEMQGREHRQIRVSRPMRDGVIADFEIAEGMIREFIKKVNRGAFSSRRIVVAVPSGVTEVEKRAVRDSAEHAGAKEVHLIAEPMAAAIGVGIDVSAPVGNMILDIGGGTTEIAVIALDGIVNEESLRIAGDEMNNAIIQFFKKNYNLLIGERTGEKIKCEVGSAVPLKEEITIQVKGRDLVGGIPKTVEVSSVEIRDALNENITQIVEGVKQSLERTPPELSADILDRGVIITGGGALLKGLDERIRMETNLPVHVAENPLLAVVNGAGKVIENMNKYSKVFIRKRSY; this is translated from the coding sequence ATGGGAATTTTCGATTTATTTTCAACTGATATAGCAATTGATCTTGGAACTGCAAATACTGTAATTTATGTTAAAGGTAAAGGTATTGTATTAAATGAACCTTCAATTGTTGCATTTGACCGAAACACAAAAAAAATTATTGCACTAGGAAATAAAGCTAAAGAAATGCAAGGTAGAGAACACCGTCAAATAAGAGTTTCCCGACCAATGCGCGACGGTGTAATCGCCGATTTTGAAATTGCTGAGGGAATGATTAGAGAGTTTATTAAGAAAGTAAACCGCGGAGCATTTTCGAGTAGGAGAATTGTTGTTGCGGTTCCAAGCGGAGTAACAGAAGTTGAAAAACGCGCTGTAAGAGACAGTGCAGAACATGCTGGTGCAAAAGAAGTTCATCTAATTGCGGAACCAATGGCTGCAGCAATTGGAGTTGGAATTGATGTTAGTGCACCAGTTGGTAATATGATTCTAGATATTGGTGGCGGAACAACAGAAATTGCTGTTATTGCATTGGATGGAATTGTAAACGAGGAATCTTTAAGAATTGCCGGCGATGAAATGAATAATGCAATAATTCAATTTTTTAAGAAAAATTATAATCTCTTAATTGGTGAAAGAACTGGTGAGAAAATAAAATGTGAAGTTGGTTCTGCCGTTCCGTTAAAAGAAGAAATTACAATTCAAGTTAAAGGTCGTGATTTAGTTGGCGGAATTCCTAAAACCGTTGAGGTTAGTTCCGTAGAAATTAGAGATGCATTAAATGAAAATATTACGCAAATTGTTGAAGGTGTTAAGCAATCGTTAGAAAGAACTCCACCGGAACTTTCCGCTGATATTTTGGATAGAGGTGTAATAATAACCGGGGGCGGGGCTTTATTAAAAGGATTAGATGAAAGAATTCGTATGGAAACTAATTTGCCGGTACACGTTGCAGAAAATCCATTATTAGCTGTTGTCAACGGAGCCGGAAAAGTTATCGAAAATATGAATAAGTATTCCAAAGTATTTATTCGAAAAAGAAGTTACTAA
- the mrdA gene encoding penicillin-binding protein 2, translated as MSDKIFGSRLRRNIFIAVIIFVGVTFTFQLIKMQILEHTSYTLQSDNNSIKKKPLQAPRGIFFDRNLDVLVSNKPTYNLHITPELYDTNFNSTIEQIIDIEKGTINKIFDKNKIYSKYLPRIIKRDLNFSNVVWFEEHSEKLKGVEIIVEMQRDYSYGIKGSHIFGYLREINSIQLEKEKNNYDLGDFIGISGIERSYEKMLRGSKGYEFILVDSRRKTIGRYLEGSQDINPTKGKDLILTIDKNAQQVAETEFEGKTGSLVAIEPSTGEILAYVSAPEYDLEAFAAYTSRELINKLSSDPQKPLFDRAANSIYPPGSTYKMLGAIIGLEEKIIDEHSTVYCRGGFQFGNRFFKCHGNHGSISVIPAIEKSCNTFFYKLILDIGLDRWARYLRMFGFGNKTSFDLSAEAKGIVPDTEYYDRAFGKNKWTKGTLVSLGIGQGEFSVTTLQLAQYAALLANSGRTKTPHVLQGYIEGIKNVDFNIDYKDKIVNISQKTFDIVREGMFKVVNGYGTARHIKLPNINIAGKTGTSQNPHGEDHALFIGFAPYENPKIAVAVIVENVGFGGTHAAPIAQKVIKAYLENLEGNNFPISSVN; from the coding sequence ATGAGTGATAAAATATTTGGATCAAGATTAAGAAGAAATATTTTTATTGCCGTAATAATTTTTGTTGGGGTTACATTTACTTTTCAACTAATTAAAATGCAGATACTTGAACATACTTCATATACTTTGCAATCAGATAACAATTCAATAAAAAAGAAACCGCTGCAAGCACCAAGAGGGATTTTCTTTGATAGAAATTTAGATGTTTTAGTAAGCAACAAACCAACTTATAATTTGCACATTACTCCGGAATTATACGATACAAATTTTAACTCTACCATTGAGCAAATAATTGATATTGAAAAAGGTACAATAAATAAAATTTTTGACAAGAATAAAATTTATTCAAAATATTTACCGCGTATTATAAAACGAGATCTAAATTTTAGCAATGTTGTTTGGTTTGAAGAGCATAGTGAAAAATTAAAAGGTGTAGAAATAATTGTTGAAATGCAGCGAGATTATTCATATGGAATAAAGGGATCTCACATTTTTGGATATCTTAGAGAAATAAATTCAATCCAATTAGAAAAGGAAAAAAATAATTATGATTTAGGAGATTTTATTGGAATTAGCGGGATTGAAAGATCATATGAAAAAATGCTTAGAGGCTCAAAAGGATATGAATTTATTTTAGTTGATTCCAGAAGAAAAACAATTGGCCGATACCTTGAGGGTTCACAAGATATAAATCCAACCAAAGGAAAAGATCTGATTTTAACAATAGATAAAAATGCTCAACAAGTTGCAGAAACAGAGTTCGAAGGGAAAACCGGATCGCTTGTTGCAATTGAACCATCAACTGGAGAAATTTTAGCATATGTTAGTGCGCCGGAATATGATTTAGAAGCCTTTGCAGCGTATACTTCGCGAGAACTAATAAACAAACTAAGCTCTGATCCGCAAAAACCGTTGTTTGATAGAGCAGCTAATTCAATTTATCCTCCTGGATCAACATATAAAATGTTAGGAGCAATAATTGGTTTAGAAGAAAAAATAATTGATGAACATTCAACTGTATATTGTCGTGGCGGATTTCAATTTGGGAATAGATTTTTTAAATGTCATGGAAATCATGGCAGTATTAGTGTTATTCCGGCAATTGAAAAATCGTGTAATACATTTTTCTATAAATTAATTTTAGATATTGGTTTAGATAGATGGGCTAGGTATTTAAGAATGTTCGGATTTGGAAATAAAACCAGTTTTGATTTAAGTGCTGAAGCAAAAGGAATTGTTCCGGATACGGAATATTATGATAGAGCGTTTGGTAAAAACAAATGGACAAAAGGAACACTTGTAAGTTTAGGAATTGGTCAAGGTGAATTTAGTGTTACAACTTTGCAGCTTGCTCAATATGCAGCTTTGTTAGCAAATTCAGGTAGAACAAAAACTCCACATGTTTTGCAAGGATATATAGAAGGAATAAAAAACGTAGATTTCAATATTGATTATAAAGATAAAATTGTAAATATCTCTCAAAAAACATTTGATATTGTTCGAGAGGGAATGTTTAAAGTAGTTAATGGATATGGAACTGCAAGACATATCAAACTACCGAATATTAATATTGCAGGAAAAACCGGAACTTCGCAAAATCCACATGGTGAAGATCATGCATTATTTATTGGGTTTGCACCATATGAAAATCCAAAAATTGCCGTTGCAGTTATAGTTGAAAATGTTGGTTTTGGTGGAACTCATGCTGCCCCAATTGCCCAAAAAGTAATAAAAGCATATTTAGAGAATTTAGAAGGAAATAATTTTCCAATTTCAAGTGTGAATTAA